The DNA segment AACTGAGCGTGATCCGTGCCTTCCAGTCAGAAGTGAAGTTGACGTGTTGTTGGATCAGACTCAGATCCACATAATCACAGGCACCCCCGGTTCACCAGTTAATAATCATAAAATCATAAtcctaaaaaataacaaacaacagaatttgcatttatttttcatGCTTGTTCTTCTTCTGTCTTCACACCACCACCAACTTCCACTTCCACTCTCTTCTTCAGCGATTCCATTTCCATGGCTTCCTCCCTCGGCGACAACTTCAACCTTCTCTCTCCTCAACAggttctctctccctctctctctctttcgaatttcaACGAACGCTTCTGGATTcggattttgattttgattcggTGACTCTCTCAGCAAGAGCTGGTTAAGGTGCTACTGGATAACGGCCAAGAGCACCTGTTTCGCGATTGGCCAGCTCCCGGCGTCGACGATAACCACAAGAAAGCTTTCTTTGACCAGGTTTTGTTTTATTCATTCGCTCAATTCAAATACATAGATCCATTCCTTCCTTCCTTGTATTCCTAAACGACGCTGCGTTTTTCATTAGTTGACTCGGCTCGATTCGAGTTACCCTGGTGGTCTGGAATCATACATCAAAAACGCTAAACGGCTCTTGGCTGATTCTAAGGCCGGCAGAAACCCTTTCGACGGCTTTACACCTTCCGTAAGTCTTGACAAACGTGTTTTTTATATGCTTATATTTTCGACATTGCACATCTAATGTATAACTTTATGCCATTGTAATAAAATTCTAATTCTCGATTTAGCCATTGAGTAATGCATGAGACCGTGTGGTAATCATTTTCTAGGTTCCAACGGGTGAGACTTTGGCATTTGGTGATGAGAGCTACATCAAATTTGAGGAAGCAGGTGTACTTGAAGCTCGGAAAGCTGCGTTTGTTCTTGTTGCCGGTGGTCTTGGCGAGCGTTTAGGATACAGTGGGATTAAGGTATGCCTTGTCGATCTGTGTCATCTCGTCATTTTGTTGCTCTGTTATTGTGTGTAATCTAGATATATACTCAGGTTAGAGGAATGCTTATTCTAGTGGTTTTTATTAAACCTATAACAGAATATTCGTAGTAGATTGAGGAGGCCGAGCCACCCCCAATACTAGTGCCCAGTGGCATGTTGGGGTTGCACAGCCTACCCAAACGATTACTTTACATGCCTAGACAGCAAGCAGTTTTACTTTTACCTAGTCACAGTTACTCAATTAGCCCTTAGGCTCCAAGTGATTTTCCTGAATAGGGTTGTCCACCAAATTAGATTTTCATGGCTTTAGAAAGAATTGAATCCGCATTCATGGGGAGAATGAGAGTTAACTCTAGATCCTTGATCACTTGTGCCAACAGGCGCAACACCCATTGGCAATTGGCAGAAAACTCTTAAAAGTCTAATACTATGATATAAGGACTGATGGAGTCTTTGCTgcattttttcttattacaGTTGGGTATGACTTTCATTGTGTGTGCCTCTGTGGCTATGGAAACTTCTTACTAATGGATATTTCATGCCTTTTAATAGTCTTGGTCCTATTTCTGATACAATGTAAAGGGtttgttgtgtttgtgtgtgtggacAGTTCCAGTATGTCAAGGGATTAATTCCTGTTCTTAATTGTAGCTTCTGCCTCTTGCAGCTTGCTCTTCCTGCAGAAAGCACTACTGGAACATGTTTTGTACAACAATACATTGAATCTATATTGGCTCTTCAAGAAGCCAGCTCACAAGGTTAGTACCAGTTGTGCTTTTgctatataaaaataagagtCATGTTCATCCTCCTGATTTGGTTGCTTATGtggtaaaacaaaacaaaacattgaTAAACTTGTGCATGTAAATCTTTTATACAGGAAATAGATAGTATGTTTAAATTATACCCAATGTTTAAGATGCTGAGTTCATTTGTTTTGATGAAAGTAACTTTTTTTgtgcttgaattttttttaaaaatgacttgttttttttggaaaatgttccCAGTAGAAAATAGCTTCCTAGAAAACATTTTGTGgtaaatttttcttaaatttttttttctgctgtAAGCATTTTGTGGTAAATTACTCCcagactttctttttcttctgccACTCTTTCAAACAATAGCCCACTCTATTGTAGTTATTAATGTTAACTATCATATTTGAAAGTCCCTTGAAGTAATGGTTGTGTTTTTCAACTTTTAGGTGAATCCCAGacacagattcctcttgttatTATGACATCTGATGACACCCATGGACGTACTTTAGAGTTATTAGAATCAAATTCTTATTTTGGTTTGCAACCCACGCAAGTAACACTTTTAAAGCAGGTATGTCTtggaaaattcaatttcgatttaatatttaaatggtGAAATGGTAAATTCAGTCCCTGTATCAAACACTGTTTCCCTGTCTAGTCCCAACATGAAAAAACTCTACATTTTGTTCTTTACATTGTTTACAAATTAGTCCCTATCATTTATTAAAGTTATAATGGTATTAGAATTTTTTCCCTGTAGGAaccaaaatgcaaaacaaaaaatggtgTCAAGTATAGGGACTAAATCTAATACTGTTAAAACTTTGACAAACTGCAGGGATCAATTTGTAAATGTTTTTTAGTGTTGGAACTAAAATGTAGGGTTTTTTTTCATATAGGGACTAATAGTGTTAGGTGTAGGgaccaaaattttaatttaacccTTTTTTGAATAATTCTTAACTTTGTATGTTATTCAGGAAAAAGTTGCATGCTTAGAAGATAACGATGCCAGGCTTGCATTGGAACCACAAAACAAGTACAAAATTCAGGTATTGTTGACTTCTTGTTCTGTCTTGCTGGGTAACAGTATGATTGTGTGACCAGGAAGTTTATTTAGCAAAAAGCAATGAATGAGATGCATTCTATTAACCTCATAATTAGATTTTCAAACTAAGTGCAATCCATTGACCATTTCTCTTTGGGTAGACAAAACCTCATGGACATGGTGATGTGCATGCGCTTCTTTTTTCAAGTGGCATTCTGAAAGTATGGTATGTCTCAAACAGTTTACTTATCTTTTAGGATCAGTTTGTGTAGtccatttcatttttctaaGTTGTAGACATTTGATAAATCTTTTCACTACATGTTTCCAAGTAATTTAAAGAATATTCGGAATATatttgtgcacaacaaaaaACTTTTATGTGaaactataattattaatttttaattctgtAAATTGACAGGATTGTATTCTAGAAATCCAAGAAATTAAAAGTGCAAAGGGATCTTTGTCTTTCACTTGTATACTTtgatcataatatatatatatatatatatatttataattttatacaacGGTTTACATTTGTTAGGTATGAAGCTGGGTTGAAAtgggttttattttttcaagatacaAATGGGCTTTTATTCAAGGTTAGTTATTTTTGCATTTTCGTACTTTCAGACACACTTTTCTGGTTTGcccattaatatttttaatgtattcatTGCCTAGTAATTTGAGGATGCAGGCAATTCCATCAGCACTGGGCGTCAGTGCTGCCAAACAGTACCATGTTAACTCTCTTGCAGTACCTCGGAAAGCAAAAGAAGCTATTGGTGGAATTACCAGACTCACTCACTCTGATGGTAAGCTAATAATTGTTTCATCCCTcacatataaagaaaataatgctGATTCTGGACTATATGTTAATGTGGGTGAGGATAATATACTTGCTTTTGGTGTATTTCACAGTGGAATATAACTTCTTTCTTCTGTAAAGTAATTTAAAACtgtaaattttatgaatatgttattatttatcataattaatgGGTAAATGGTAGACAATGATAGTTATGAGGGCAAGATGGTTTGTATAATTGACATTCATCCACTGATATTGATGTAGGACTGGTCAGGTAAactgtttgtattttttaatgaatgataaaaaaaaaagtttgtaaaTATTGTGGATTGTTACAAAATCTTAAACCAACTGTTCTACAAACAAAAGTTATAAGTTAATATGGGTATTGGTACCTACTTTGATAACACATAGGTATTCATAATGTTCAAACAATTTGATGCTGATCTTGCAGGTATTCACTTGAACTAATACAATTCACATTGTCGATCTGTTAGCGAaagctaaatgtttttaacagcTTTTTCATCCCACTTGCTGTCtctttgaatgtttgtgtgtgcgcctctttttatttgtattctGAGAATTGAAAATGCTACCAAATTCGATTCAGTGGTT comes from the Glycine soja cultivar W05 chromosome 6, ASM419377v2, whole genome shotgun sequence genome and includes:
- the LOC114415459 gene encoding UDP-sugar pyrophosphorylase 1-like is translated as MASSLGDNFNLLSPQQQELVKVLLDNGQEHLFRDWPAPGVDDNHKKAFFDQLTRLDSSYPGGLESYIKNAKRLLADSKAGRNPFDGFTPSVPTGETLAFGDESYIKFEEAGVLEARKAAFVLVAGGLGERLGYSGIKLALPAESTTGTCFVQQYIESILALQEASSQGESQTQIPLVIMTSDDTHGRTLELLESNSYFGLQPTQVTLLKQEKVACLEDNDARLALEPQNKYKIQTKPHGHGDVHALLFSSGILKVWYEAGLKWVLFFQDTNGLLFKAIPSALGVSAAKQYHVNSLAVPRKAKEAIGGITRLTHSDGRSMVINVEYNQLDPLLRASGYPNGDVNCETGYSPFPGNINQLILELGPYIEELSKTGGAIQEFVNPKYKDASKTSFKSSTRLECMMQDYPKTLALSARVGFTVMETWLAYAPVKNNAEDAAKVPKGNPYHSATSGEMAIYRANSIILKKAGVQVADPVVQVFNGQEVEVWPRITWKPKWGLTFNRIKSKVSGNCSISLRSTLAIKGPNIFIENLSVDGALIIDAVDDAEVNVSGSVQNDGWILETIDYKDASEPEVLRIRGFKFNKIEQLETKYSEPGKFHLKA